The DNA sequence TGTCCAGAACATACTTTCGTCTATAGGAATGTCTAATTCTGCTTTCAACATTTTGTCTGTGCGCACAGCAACTGTTGCTGCTGTCAGTTCTAGCCTTGGAATGGTAGTTTGCTTTAATGGAGTCACACGAGACTTGCCCATAATAAAAGAGCAATGGGTTTCTTTGATTGTGTTTTCTAAACGCAGGTATGAAACAGTCCCATATCCAATTTCACTTGCATCCGCGAAATGATGTAACTGAACAGAACACAACATTCCGAATCCAACGGGTTTTATACACCTTTCTATCGTGAAATTAGATAATTTTTGCAAATCACTGAACCAATTGTTCCACTGTATTGCAAGATTCTCAGGAATTTCATCATCCCATCCAAGTTGAAGTTTGGAGAAATTTTGGAGTATTTTCTTTGCCCTCGATACGAATGGTGCCAAGAATCCCAAAGGATCAAATACACTGCTTATTATCGATAATATTCCTCTCCTAGTAAGCGGTTGTTCCTTTACttcaattttgaagcaaaatgCATCCGATTCCACGCACCACTGTACTCCTAGAGCTCTCTCCATTGGAAGGGTATCATGATCTAAGTCTAAATCCATCACTTCTTTTGCTCTTTCTGAAACTGGAATGGACATCATGACGTCTCTATTGTTGCTAATCCACTTCGCTATGCGAAATCCTCCTTTCATTAGCAATTTTTGCAAATCGTTAACTAAACTGACAGCATCGTCAACAGTTTTAACTGACTTGAGACAGTCGTCTACATAAAAGTTCCTTATCACGGTATTGATAACCTCGGTATCGAAAAGTCCTTCAGAATCTTTGGCAGTTTTCCTTAGAGCATAGTTGGCACAACTGGGTGATGAAGATGCACCAAACAAATGCACGACCATCTGATACTCATTGGTTTGCTTACTGGTATCTCCATCCATCCACCAGAAAAATCTGTGAAAACTGGCATCTTGACGAGGTAAATGTACTTGAATGATGGAACATACTGTCAATATCTCCCATCACTGCGATCTCTTCTTGCCTGAATCTCAATAGTGTACCAACAAGTGTATTAGTCAGATTTGGTCCTGGTAGAAGTTGGTCATTTAATGAAGTGCCTTGATATCTAGCTGCACAATCGAACACCACTCTCAACTTCCTTTTCTTTGGGTGATAAACTCCATGGTGTGGCAAATACCACACTCTTCCGTCATCTAGACCGAGTTCTTCAGCTGGTACCTTGACGGCGTATCCTTCACTTATGATCTTGTTCATGAAATCACAATACTCTTTGTGAAAGTTTTTGTCACGGTTGAATCGTTTGGCAATAAACGACAATCTTTGGACGGCTTGCTTTCTGTTGTTTGGTAAGCTCACATTGTGATACTTAAAAGAAAGTCCAATCGTATGGTGACCATTCTCATAACGAATTGAATTAGATACACGTTCTAAGAATTTCCTGTCATTTTTGGACGGTTCATGAACATCATCAATTATTCTCTCACTGAAATCATAGTTGAATTGGTCACAAATCTGTTCTTCCAGTTTCCTTACATCAATGCGATTGACAGACACCGATGTACTGTAGTTGTCATTATTCATAATCACTTCAAGTGGTCCGTTGATAACCCAACCTAGTAATGTTTTCACTGCAAAGGGTCCATTACTAGCACTGGGAATAATTTCCCAAGGCTCCAATGCTTTTGGCACATTTACTCCGATCAGAAGTCCAATGTCACAATCGATCACATTCAATTCAACACCATGTAAGTGTGACCACCTTTTCACATCTTCCAGGAAAATCACATCCTTCTTGGACACTGGTAAAGTAGATTGTGTAAAAACAggtggtagctcaatggtattGTCACCATTTAGGTCGATCACTTCCAGACCACAAATAACGTAACTGTCGTGAACCTTTTCCTGTCCCATAGTAACTAAATTCAATTTGGTTCTCTTTCCTTCCACGTTCAACAAGTCGGTAAGTGACTCTAAACAAAATGTAGCATTGCTACCAGAATCTAGGAAAGCGTAAGTTGTCAGATATTTATCACTACATTTAGATTTTAGTCTAACAGGTACAATGGGGAGTGCTTGCCTTACGGAGTCTCCAGCCCCCATATGAGCAGCCACTGACAATGCTGTTGCTCCATTGCCACTGTTCGAATGACTTGGTATTCCGTAACCTTCATTTTTCTTCTGAGGGTCAACATGAAGAACGCTAGGGTGAAGTTTCTTACAATGTACACAAGACAACTTCCTTTGACAATTACTCTTTAAGTGACCAGATCTCAAGCAACCGAAACACAGTCCTTTTGACTTCAAGAATGTATATCTGTCCTTCAGGGACAAggttatgtattttttttttacacatatcCATGGTATGAGTTTCTTGACAAAATGCACACGGCTTTGTAAATGCGATTCCTGTCCTTGACTTGTTTTGTGTAGTGTTTTCGTTATCGCATACTTCTGAATCCTTAGATGGTTCCTTTGCTATAATTGCAAAGTTTTTGTGTGTAGTAGAAAACTTTGTTATTTTCCCAGTTTGGTTATCCTGTGAATTTTTAACGACTGCCTTTGAAGTGCTCATGACTTCTCTTCCGTAAATTGGGTCTGTGGCTTTCTTTGCTTCTTTGTGAACGAAGTTGACAAGATGATGGAACTTTACGATTTCTTTTCTTTGCTTCAGTTCGTACACTATATTTCTCCATTTTTCATGTAAGTAATAAGGCAACTTTTTCACTAACTGTTTCAAGTTTTCTGAATATTCTAATATTCTGACAGCTTCCACATTTTGGATTGCGAACTGACACTCTTTGAGGAAAATTCCGTACGAGTCTAATGCCTTTGCACCGTCTGGTTTTATAATAAGCCAATCCAATGCCTTTTCACATACGCTTGGGCTATAATATCAGGGTCTCCATATCTGCCCTCATGTGAGAAAATCCTAACGCGATTTTGTGTGCTTCGCCTATGGTGAATTGTAACAAAAAGTTCAGTCGCTCCTCATAAGAATCAGTATTTGCACAAATTCTTGTGTTGAATTGTCGTAGAAACCCGTGATATTCCATAGGATTTCCAtcaaatttttgtatttctgcCTTTGGTATGTTCAGTTCACGTGCTACTGTAAGAATCTCATGATTACCATAGTTTGGAACTGGTAGTGGAAGTGTGGAACACGGTTGCTGATTTGGAGAAATGCTGTATATAGTATTTTCATCCATGCGAGGTGGAGTAGGAATATATGCACTATAATGATCTCCTGCCATATTCCTTGTTCTGTATGACTGATCCTGAGATCTTCTATGAAAAGCACTGGTAAGTTGGGGTACATATGGTGTACTTTGTGGCATTTGACGAGTGTCAACATTGGATGTTGCACATGACTGAAAATAGTTCCTTTGGTCTTCCCACTAAGGAGCGTACGGGTTAAGTGTCACAATTTCCTTTCTTTCAGATATCTCACTGTGAAAAAGTTCATCCTTGTTTAGGAGAAATTCATCTAATTCTTGGTCATTTATTTCACTTTGTTCCAGTTCTTCTAAAATTTTAGCTTTAGCGTCACTTATCTcaatttctgttttaatttcAAGTTCTTCCTCCTTTAGATTCAAATGGAGTTTTGCTTGTTCAATTtcctttttttgttgttgagataATGCTGCTGCTCTGGCTACCAGTTCAGCTTTGCGTTGATGCTCCTTTAGCTTTTCTCTGGAGACATGACTTGAGGAGGTCCTTGAAGTTGTTTTTGAACGTATGGATCTCTTGTCAACAGGTGTTGTGTGCTTTAAAATCCACTCTTCCACAGATTCCTTCACTGCgatgtgttttttttattcttttgttGAAATTCTTCATTGTCActgattttttttcagttgatgGGGACAAAAGTTTCTGATATTCCTCATGTGAAAGTAGAAGTTCTTCATAAACTTGCAACCACTTTGTATATTCACTTCTCACAACATTTTTTTCAGGATTGTGTAACAGCAACTGATCTAATAGTATATTCTTAATTAAGTTGGAAAGCTCCTGATCAGCTCTCTGCCTGAACTTGCATCGATGTTCGAGATGATATGCCAATCCTTTTTCTGTCATAACTCTCTTTCGTTGTCGTTCTATAACTGGGTGTTCTTCACCATCACTCATGATTGTTCCTGTATACTTATTCGTATATGATGTACTGGCCACCGTCCATAATAAATAGAAACAAATCGTCTATGCGTATGCCTAGAAAATTTATTCTTAAGTCAATGATTGGCATCATGTGACTTCCTCAACTTCATACAATATactgtaataaaacaaaacaataattgtAAACAGTGAATTGATACTGACAACACATATGttcatgtataataataattcaaACTATCCAAAAACTGAGTTCAATACAGAAAATTACTGTTTATAACACAGACTGCACCAAACGAATAGTACTCTGATataaattacaataaatataaagaGCATCTGTATTGCACaacaaaacagagttattgcccctgaagtTACAAAAAGTTTGAGTGCAACTAGTTTTCACCTTATGAGCAAAATTAATCTACACATGTCTTAATACTATCATTGAATTATATTGCACAATACTGTAATTCTGTAAACATAGTTTGCATAAATATTCAGGACATGAACTACGTACACATGTGTTTACTCAGAGAACATGCTTTATGCactatcaattcaaataatacACGTTTTCAAATAAATCTATGGAATGTGC is a window from the Ostrea edulis chromosome 5, xbOstEdul1.1, whole genome shotgun sequence genome containing:
- the LOC125649571 gene encoding uncharacterized protein LOC125649571, yielding MAGDHYSAYIPTPPRMDENTIYSISPNQQPCSTLPLPVPNYDGAKALDSYGIFLKECQFAIQNVEAVRILEYSENLKQLVKKLPYYLHEKWRNIVYELKQRKEIVKFHHLVNFVHKEAKKATDPIYGREVMSTSKAVVKNSQDNQTGKITKFSTTHKNFAIIAKEPSKDSEDRYTFLKSKGLCFGCLRSGHLKSNCQRKLSCVHCKKLHPSVLHVDPQKKNEGYGIPSHSNSGNGATALSVAAHMGAGDSVRQALPIVPVRLKSKCSDKYLTTYAFLDSGSNATFCLESLTDLLNVEGKRTKLNLVTMGQEKVHDSYVICGLEVIDLNGDNTIELPPVFTQSTLPVSKKDVIFLEDVKRWSHLHGVELNVIDCDIGLLIGVNVPKALEPWEIIPSASNGPFAVKTLLGWVINGPLEVIMNNDNYSTSVSVNRIDVRKLEEQICDQFNYDFSERIIDDVHEPSKNDRKFLERVSNSIRYENGHHTIGLSFKYHNVSLPNNRKQAVQRLSFIAKRFNRDKNFHKEYCDFMNKIISEGYAVKVPAEELGLDDGRVWYLPHHGVYHPKKRKLRVVFDCAARYQGTSLNDQLLPGPNLTNTLVGTLLRFRQEEIAVMGDIDSMFHHSSTFTSSRCQFSQIFLVDGWRYQ